ACCTGCTTCTGGGCAGCCTTGGTGATGGCGGCCATGTTGAACAGCTGACCGGTGTAGTACTGAACCCCGCTGAGCATCACTAAAGCCACCGAGGAGCCCTCCTTCTCGATCAGGTCCAGGATGTCCTCCGTTCGGAGAGTCTCCTCGTCCTGGAAACCGAGATTTACCTCCATTTTTCACAAGTTCAGATTTAAATACCAAGAGGCCCAGCGCAAAGATTCTTTTCTGTTTGTCAACAACAGGTTCCGCTCTGTCTTCTCGTCGACGGGACATACCGGCCTGTGCTTCAGCAGCAACATGCTCTCCTCCGGGTCAAATCCTCGTAGTCGGATCTGAGACTCAACGGCGTACTGTCAAGAGACGGACGGCTTTGTGACATCACGTCAGGCTGGCGCGACTTGGACGTCGTTCTGAGCCAACGCGCAACCATAAAAGTTACTCAACGTGATCCGAAGGGAAGGCTTTGTCTTCCAGGACGATCTTGTGCCGTGCGGCCGTTGGTCGGTAGAAGGAAAGCTGCCAAAGCAAAGTCAGCAAAGTCAGATGTTAGTGAAGAAAgccttatcttttttttttttttttttttttacaacaacaaATTTGTTCGGTTTTGCACCATCAGCAAGTGTAAGTTGACCGTCAAGCCGTTCATCAGCGCCACCTCTTCGGGTCGGgctcctaaaaaaataataataataataatggtgttGCATAATTGTTGAAATGCAGCAAGCACCCCTTAAACGCCTCTTTCAGAAAATCATAAttgtctaaaaataaaataaaataaaataaaataaaataaaataaaataaaataaaataaaataaaataaaataaaataaaataaaataaaataaaataaaataaaataaaataaaataaaataaaataaaataaaataaaataaaataaaataaaataaaataaaataaaataaaataaaataaaataaaaacgagCACCGCTCCTGGTTTACCAATCTCAATCACCACTTCAATGAAATTGCTCAGTGTTACCGACAACTCTTGCCATGAGCGCCTCCAGGTCATTCTCAGCCCAGGCCCAGGGTCGCGACCCCTCCGTATGGCCGTGCACGCCCCTGACAAACACACGCTTCATCAAATCAAGTTTGAATGTTTAACATCACAGTGGCAGAGATGAGTGGCCGCCCACATTTTGGCCCACTTGTCCAGCTCCTCGTCCAAGTACTTCTTGACCCTTTTGGGCTGCAGGCCCAGCGAGTTGCCAACCAGGTAGATGCTGTCTTGGGTGCCGTCAACTAGCGACAGATCCGCTGCGGGTCATAGAAAGAACCACAGTTGCTGTCTTGTACTGCTTCCCTGTCTACTAGAATTTTTTTCATGTTGTCAATTTGTAttgggtcttttttttgtacagtaaaaatagaaaaatattctCCACTCACAGGTAGGTAAATCTGCAATTTTGGGCACAAAAAAGTTCTCCCTGAGGTGTCTTAACTCGTCGTGTTGGTCTAAGAACGCGGCCACCCGCTCCGAGGTGGGATGGCATCCCAGCAAAGCTGCCACTCGCTCCACAGTTTCTCTGGCGCTCAAACCACTCAGCTGCTCCATCGCTGCTCTTCACGAAGCCTGAGATAAGAATCAGCTTGAAATAAGGGAATATCATCTGACTCTCACCTTAAATAACCATTACAGATACTGCGTTTGTGGATGGTTGAAATAAACATTCATGTTCAATATTTGATATTTAAATGTTTCCTGTTTGCCGAAGAATTGCTTTCATGTAAAACTTCTCTGTTTATATTTGCGGATCTCGTGATGGCATTTGCAACTCAGAATGATGTCATCATGATGCCAAACTGCTCAAGGACCACACCCAGAAGTCAAACGAGACTACCTGTCGCATTTTAAAGAGTACTGTTACTTTAAAACAGTGCGTCTCAATTATTTCTGTGATGCCCCACctagggagaagaaaacatgTTCCGCCCCCATGTTTGTACCCTTAATAAcattaaagacaaacaaaaaagaaataaaaaaagaaagaatctgTACTGTGTGTGCATAGTATGTTCTAAATCTAGAGAGCAAATACTCCCTGCGCACTCTTACAATGATACcgccactgccacctactgtcGTGGATGTCTAATTACACTTTAAGTTGTACAGCCAAAAAAAGCATGTTCCCCGGGGTCATTTGAGAGTTTGAGAGTAATATTACTCAGGAATAAGTACAAACTACTCCTTCAAATAATTACTTGATAGGTGTAGCTATGGTGCTGCTCCCTTTGAATGTTTACAAGTGCAGTGGCAGATTACGTGAACGGTGTCGGTTGCAAAAGTGGAGTTGCAAAGATAAGCTACATCCCATGACCCACATTCTGTTACCTATAAAGTAACCGAGCAATGACTAAAAACACGAGACAATTAGCGACCATAAAGTTGTAACTTACAGTTAAGTTGCAGGTGTTGCTGTATTGTAGGCAGCTACTCATACGAACCGAAGGCGCTCTTTCACCTTTGACTCTTTCCTTGCAGTTAATTATTGTCATGACCTCAAACATCCTTCTTGGTAAAATTTCCTTGTTGACTGCGTTGCTTCTCGTCAATCAAGGTCTTCGCGGATATTTTAGACAAATCTACTCCAGTGATGAAGAAAATACAAACGTCATATTCAAGTCGGCTTCAATTAGCATGCTtatccaaataaacaaaaacaaaattcctATATAGTCAAATCGGCGACCTCCTCTCTCCCCGTCCGTGTAAGCAATTTTATCATTTGAGAATTCTCAAATGTCCACACGATGGCAGCAAAACATCTCATACAGTGACGCTTCAAGGTCACGTTCACTACTAAAGTGTTTAATTATACGTAGCTATTAATTTAACCCCTCAAGTAATAGTACAAGCTGAAATGTacttaaatacaaataaaaacttgtTTTTACTGTCAATTATATACAATAGCTGTTTTTTTACGTTATACCTAACGCATTATTACGCTCAAATGCGACATTTCGGTCCAAACGACATGTTTTGAAACAAGACCAGATGTCACCATAGCCGTGCAAAAAATGTGCCGTGAGAAAGTCTCACGTTTGCAGTTTGACTGGAGCCGGGGGAACACCTGCTTCTCTTCTCAgctctgtgatttttttttttctttctctgcgCGGCACCTGATGTTTAGCTCCGTATCAGTGGTGAGAAGTAACGATCCAGGAGCCAGAATAAACTTTTGAGCAAGTTTGACAGATTCCGAAGAAAGTTCCTATACTTTACTGAATGAAATATGTTGAGCGTTGTGCAAAGTGCAAACTATGGTTGTCCCATTTCTTTGCACGAATCATCCAACCTTTCTCCTCGTTGAAGGATCTGCTGAAGACTGTTTTGTGACGGGGGTCCTCCTCCACACTCCTGGTTGCCTCCTCCCCTCTCGCCCACTCCTCGCACATGAGGCAAAGCGCCGCAGACTGCGAAAAATTCTGCGCAACCTTCTGGTTCCTGATCGCTTTGAGCAACTTTTGCGCAAAAACCTCCGATGGAACCGCGCGTCTGAATGACGCCTATTATTTAATTTCCCCACGCACGCAGCCATGAAGAGTCTAGGAAACAGTTTGAgatgtcatttattaatgctgtTTCTTGCAGCGCAGGCATTTGCGGAACAAGGTGAGTGGATCCTGAATTCTATCACGGGTGACCTTTGATAAAACACGGACTATGCTAACCTTCACACAAGTGAACCCACACTGCTTGCACTGAGGTCAGGCGAGTGTAATCACTGTACCAATTTAGTTGTGAGACTCTTGTGCGTGGTTCACAAACTGCAATCCGGGGACAACCTGGGGTTCCCTATGCCATAACTTGGAGGTCAGGTAAAATAATTTGCAATCAAATTTCTCGCATGTCAAATGAATTTTACTCAGTGGAATGACTTCATATAGTGTacactttctgtaaatcctataaacttaaTATCACTTCTCAAATTTATCACTGTatagagaaaaaatattttatttattattattattatattatatttaattatatttgtttttattataattatatatttattatatatttattatgagAAGAATCACTTTGCTCACTGCTAACATTTCTAAGgtcccattttgtttttgaagtagGGACATATCTTGCATGCTGTTTTTAGGGAATGGCATATATGCCATGGGCAGCTAAAAACCAGTTGGCAGGCCATAAACAACCTCCGGCCATATTTTGGACATCCCTTCTTTAGACGCACGAGAAACTGCAtcattcttgttttcttttctttttttatctgctCTGTTGTTTATGACCACCATCGGGACTCGCATAGCCAGCCATCTCGCTCATAGCCTTTTTCTCCTGTGAGACATCAAAGCTTGCAGTCGTAAAGTTTACCGTCAGTCAGGCCCTGTAAAGTTAGTTGAACGTTTCTAGACCATCTTAAACCGTCTAAGTGTTCCCGGCCCGTGTCTGAGTGCTGAGTGATGGCCCCTCTGGGCGGGAAAAACTACAATTGTGCTATGAGGCCACGCTCCCCCGATAATCTCCTTGTGGTCTAAGTAACGTAAAGAGCACATCTGGGCAGCCGGGCCCCCCAAACTCGCACTCCCTGCCCTCCTCTACTCCACAGGGTGCCCCCCCTGCCACTGAGACTCTGTAAACTCATTAAGCCCCCAATTGAAGCAGTTTAGTCGGGAGCCAGTCTCAAGCATTGTCTCCCATTTGAGATGTCTGTTTgtatgacctttgacctcccAGCAAGTCAATGGTGAGGCAAACATCAGCTTTTAAGAGGCTGTTTAGGTTAGCAATAAATAACATAAATAGCCCCCAGTCAAGCCCCTCAAATCCCCCAGTGCTTGTTTTGCTCCAACAGGGAAGGTaacgagtttttttttcccaagacaGGGGAAGGAACATCCTGTTCTTTATGTTTAGATTACAAAGCCGACTGGCTTCTGACTCGCACAGGTGGTGGCGGACAGGAATGGAGCGTTCTACAAAAGACTCCCATGCAGAAAGatgaacacacaaaaaaagtgtcAACTGTCCAtttttgtgagaaaaaaaacctcagtaTCTCACCTGTAATGTTTAGAGTTGAGAATTTTTCGTTTCTGACATCAGCACACTTTGAGGAGTGAGCATCATGGTGACTTTTATGATCTGAGACTTTCTCACCTGTAGGAAAACATCAGTGGCGGCAGTCAAATCAATACAACACTGAACGAAGAATAATTTCCTGTATATCTCCTCAGCGCCTGAGTGTTTCTCAGGGGGCCATCGTACATTGCGGAACCCTTACCGGAGCGTCGACTTTGACTCCACCGAGATCCAGAACACGGCCATCCAGGACCTGGTCTGTGACCACTCGCTGGCACCGGGCTGGTACCGATTCAAGATCAACAACAAGCCGGCCGAGATGCCGACCAGCTGCGTGGAGGCATGTCTGAGTTGCTACGTCTCCTGTTGAGTAAAAGTCACAAGTCCCAACGCCATTGTTACTTTTTGCTCTTTTGTGCAGATGAATCATTGCGGGACACAGGCGCCTGTGTGGCTGTCGCTGAAGGGCAAGTCCCTGCCGGGGCCCGACGAAGTCCTCCACTTGTCCGCCTGTGCCACCTGGCAGTTCTTCCGCGGTAGCACCAAAGACTGCTGCCTCTTCCGTATCCCCATTACCATCCGCAACTGTGGCGACTTCCTGCTCTACTACCTGCAGCCCACTCAAGGATGCATGGGGTACTGCGCCCAAGGTGTGGGCCTCTGCTTCGTAGTCCCGTCGGGGCACTTTGGCCACGCGTGCGTAACCCCAAACTCTCTGCTGTCCAGTCGCTTCTACTTTGGCGCCCGGATTCTGCCCGTCGGGTGAGGTGGAGGTCAACGGTCGGTGCAAAGGTGAGCTATGGTGACCCGTTGCGTTGTCAGACACACGTGAGGCCGCTCTAATCGTCGGCTCGCCGACAGCCGCATTGCCGACGGCCACGTCACCGTCGTTGATGTCTCGGCCCCTCATCGACTCGGAGCTTATTGGCCACGGCGTCTACTTGAGGTGCTCCTTCGTCCCGCCGCCTTCCAGTCACTCGCTCGGCTTCCACGTGGTCTGGGCACGGCATATCGGCCACAGCATGAAGGCCGAAATCCACCGGGAGTCCACATTGAAGACCTTCTCGCTGGTGGAGATGGACGGTGCTCACTTCAGACTAGGAGAGACGGTAATACTTGCCAGATGTTGGCGGATGACGTTGACCCCTCACAGCCAAGGTTGAACCTTCGCACTAGGGAAGTTGTAGCAGATGCTGCGGCTTAGCTATGCTCTCTTCACTCAATTTGAGTGCCACACAGGTCAAGTCACATCCAAAATCTGGACcaaaaaagtaccgtattttccggactataaatcaattgcgacttatagtccggaaaatacggtaaattactTCTCAGAGAAGCTGTGATGGAGCCGTTTTTCAAGGTAACTACGGCCGATGTATAAATACTCGCTTGATAAATGAAGACTGTCAAGTGGGTTCCGCAGTAAACATTAAAGTATTGCCACACTTGCCACGCGCAAGGTGGTAATCTTCTTGTCAGTCTACGGAAAACGAGCAGCGACACGTTTGGCTGGTGTCACCGTTGCTTCCCTGGAGGAGCAGGAAACATCTCTTAGCGTTACGCGCACTGTTGATAAGCACATGATCATGTGTTTATCGCTTCATTTCCTGGAGCGATTACTCGTCACCAGCAAATATGAAGACGTGACACAGAAGTGAGTTCATCACCGCAGCTGTGGACCGGCGGCTCGCCATATTTGGGCTCTGGGGTGGGTGGGATTAGTTGTGTCTGGAACATGCTCCGGTGGGCCTTGATTGGGGAACAGGGTCCAAGGTCAGTTTAATCTTGTCACTTGGCTGCTGGGAAACTGTCTTGATGAATGACAAACACATTGTCAGGTcccagggagggaaaaaaagagcatGTGAGACCTCACAAGTCTAAAATTGTTGACGTTTGTCTTGCAGTTCTTGTGCAGCGTGTCCACATTCCGAGTCAACGTCAACCACAGTCGATCCTCTCCCAGGGAGAGTGAGGCTTTCTACGCCGGGCTGAAGGTGATCAGGCCATCTGGTTACAATTGACGACAGAAAAGTAGCAAAGCTCAGTCCGCTTCTTCTCTCAAGTTTTCTGTGGAGTCGCTTCACATAGCGGAGAACGGCGAGGAGCACGAGGTCAGAGTCCACAGCACTGTGCCGCTCCCCTGTTACGACCTCAACCAGTGCGGAGTCCCCCTGATGCTGGGTGTGCACGACCCAGGTGAGATTACAGTCGCTGCGTCCAGGCTACAAGTTGGAAAATGAAAATTTCAAACAGCCATTTAATTCCAGTATAGCAGCCAGACTGACGCAgtaacattgaagttaaaaggtaaatacaactgaactgagtGATTCTTTCACAAACCAAGATTATTCATTTAGATCATAGGTGTCAAGGCCcgaggccagatacggcccgtcacatcattttatgtgccagcaatttttattactattcatcttttgactCTGCATTCCGAATAAAACTCAAATCACAGACGAGATTTTGGATACAGATTTATCGTTTCTTTTACTACACCAATGTCAGAATTATGATGGGATAAAAGCAAGCTATTACAGAGACATCAGACTTGTATATCATGCTAATTATGTGCTAAAATACTAAAAGTGACCCTCCCCTCTCATCCCCGGAACAACCTCACCCTCTCTTTGTGCTTGCGTCCGCAGATGGCTTCGTACACGAGGTGTCCAATGTGGCGCTGTCCGCCTGCCAGGTGCAGCTCCGCCCGACCGACTGCAGGGAGGGAAGCTGCGGCCAGGCGTCGTTCTTCATCACCGCCGTCACTGACTTCACGCGCGATGGAAACCGGATCAGTTTGATCAGCTCCCTGCCCCAAAACAGCACCTGGCCACTATGGAAGAGCTACATTCCAGCAGCGCTCAAAGTGAGTTATTATGCAAGTTTGGTAAGTGAAATATTGAATTCTGGTCGCCCTGGACAGGTGTGGAGACACTTCAGGGTTTTTGAAGGGCCTCCAAAGTGAGGAGGTCCTTGAGAAATGCTTTGGGATCACTGAAGATCACAAAGGCGACTCAATTTCATGTGTAATTAGAGTCCAACTAAATTAAACAGCAGTATTCTTTGTTTACATAGACACAAGCTATAAAGTGCTTCATGAGACTTTTCCAGAACTAAAGTCTGGTACGATCTTCTTACATAATCATTAGGTTTGGATTTGGCATCCCGTTGCTCTTGAGACAACTTCTCCATCTGtctttcataaaaaaataacatcaaaGCCAGGGGTCAAGATGTCATGGGGCAAACCCCCTCTGTCTTTGTTCTCCTTCTCCTGCTTCTCCAGGTCACAGTTCAGGATGTTCCCACCTCCATCTGCTACTCACTGACAGACCCACATGTCATCACGCTGGATGGCAGGTATTTGTAGGACACAGAGACGTTATCAAAAGATCCATTCAGCAGCTTTTTCTCGCAGGAACTACGACAACCACCAGACCGGCACCTTTGTGCTGTACCGCAGCCTGGCCAGGAATTTTGAGGTCCACGCTCGGCAGTGGAATTGCGGGAGCCTGCATCATGCCGCGGCCTGTGGCTGTGGCGTGGCAGCACGGGAGGGGAATGACGTCGCCGTCGTTGACATGTGCAATGGCCAAAGACAGGAAACGAGGCCAAAGGTCACCGTGAAAGTCCCTGGTGGGGAGCGCAGCGATGGCCGCCGTGTCCGCGTGTTGGAATCTCATCAGGGGAAGAAAGTCACTGTAGGTATCTTTGGTTTCATGGTCTTATTTGAGGTCGTCACCCGCGTTGTCCTATAATGAGTCACGTTGGCTTCTGCCACTTCCGTTGCAGATCATCTTCCCCTCCGGAGCCTTTATTCGAGCCGACGTTGACGACTGGGGGATGAGCTTGTCCGTCCGGGCGCCGAGTGTTGACTACGGCAACACGCAAGGGCTCTGCGGCACCTTTGACGGCAATATCAACAATGACATCCATGATGACTTGCATTCGTTTATAGAGCACTGGAGGTGAGTCACATGATTATTTACCGCCGCTGTGTTTTGGGGGTTTGACTCACACAGGTACATGTTTGGCTTAGGATAGCTCCCGGTGAGAGTTTATTTGACAAAACGCCCCCAGATCCGAGGCAAGAAGAAAGGAGACCTTTCTGTGGGTGCCAAAAAGGGTACCGCTCTGAAAAAAAGCATAGGTCTTCTCAAACCCCTCCGTCTGACTGTCACGCAGAGGACAATGTGGATTACACATCTGTGTTTCCCTCACTGGACACCACGATGGAATATGTCAAGCGTCTTGAAGGAGAGCAAATCAGCCCCAACGTCTCATTCGGTCATTCCTCGAAGGGGCGGGCCCATCATTTCAACGTCCGCAACGAGTTCAGAGATGACCGTTTGCTATCTAACGACAAATTCAGGAGACAGACAATGTCGGCATCTCAAAGCATCAGCCAGGCTGACCTAGAGCATCTCGCCTACTTTTTCCCAGAGGATCACCTTGTAAAAGCTCCGCTACAAGTCCAACTCGGGTGGCCCACGTCGAGCGGCCTGACCTCCAGCAAAGCACTGGAGCTGTGCCATGTAACTTTGTCCAACTCTTGGGTCGGCACCGTCTGCCGTGGGCTGCTGGGCCGTCGCCTTGAAGAAGCTGTGAATCTCTGCATCCTGGACCTACAATTAAAGGATAACCTAAGCTGGGACGAGGCAATGCTACCCTACCTGACCAACGAGTGCGAGCGGCTGTTGCTGGAGAACCGGGCCCAGAGAGACAACAAGGCGCTGGGTCACCCAGATGAGATTCTGACAGCGCTGCGCTGCCCCAATTTCTGCTATGGCAACGGAGAGTGCACAGAATTTGGCTGCCAGTGTCACCCGAGCTTCAGTTCTTACGACTGTAGCAAAACCGTCGGTGAGTGTCTTCCATCACCATACTTGGAATTGAATGTCTTTTATTGACAGAAATTCCTGTCTCTGCTTCTCATTGGAGAAGAGCAGCCAGTAGAGCTACTTAACCTGGAAAACGGTGGCCTCTGCGACCTCAGAACATTTGACTGTCAGAAAGTACGGGTCTTTGGTCTGGGCTTTATCGAATCACCTAACCTGAGCTGCCACGCCACCAGATTGAAGGTGAGTGACCTTCGGGTTCCACAGCTTAATGGAGTTCACTGTTGCTACAGCTATCATCGTGAACTCAAATTGATGGAAACACATCGGATTAGGGAGTACTGTTCCGGGCTGCGGCACTGTCAAAACACGGAGATCACATTCATATcttgtctctccagtatgtgaCTGGCGCTTGGCTTCCAGGGGAAAAACAGAGAATGAAAGCCACTTTCCTTAGCTCCAAAGCTTTGGACTGTGGCCTCCCCTCGTTGAGCAATGCAGACTTTATGATGGATGACAAATCGTATGCACGTTGGGAGATCAGGGTAAGACTGCTTCACATCCATAGTTTGGCCTGTATGCCGCGTTAACCGTTCCCCATCTCCTCTCCTCAGGTGACCAACGATGGTTCCCAATACAGCCTAGCCAAAGTGCTGACGATCTACGACGGGATCTGTCAGGTGTGCGCAGGATCTCACTCTGGGATGTGTCGATTAAAGGTAATTTACATGGAGAAAGGAAAGCCATGCCATTATCTCTCAGTCTCGTGAATTGTCGTGGCGGACGATGTCCAGGGGTCCGCTGATACCAAAAAAGACATCGTTTGCCCTTTCCCAACACATAGCAGCTGCCAGAGAGTGcaggccaggcaggcaggcagacgggCAGTCATGGATTCCTCCAGGTGCAGGCCAGGCAGGTAGTCGTGGCTTCATCCAGGTGCAGGCCAGGCAGGCAGTTGTGGATTCATCCAGGCGCAGctatggcaggcaggcagtaaTGGCTTTAGTCAGGCGCAGACCAGGCCAGTGGTTCTTAAACTTGTTGGAGGTACCCAACCACAAAAGTTTCATACGCACATTCACCGAACTCTCTagtgaatttcttttttcaaattctaGACATGAATgatttttactggtgcacagaACGAGCtctgcatgaacatcaccttgttcaaagatcAAAACTAACAAAATTGCGTGGGTAGTTGTCCCTGGAGGTTTTACAGAACAAAAGGTCACCCCTACCCAAGCTCGCCGcaagctgcaaaacaaaaatgtagctTTTGATGGACTTTTTTTATGTGAATGTCTTTGGCAGGAGCGGACGTGTAATATTGACGGAATGTGCTTTGCAGAAGGAGACTCCAATCCAGGAAGTCCGTGCCTTCACTGCGACCCGGACACCTCAAAATTTACTTGGTCAATCAACCAAGGTACAGTGTTCAACAATTTAGACTGTtggtattttaacaagaaacattgaATTGGCACACATGGTTTAGCGGGCCACGTACAATGATGCGacgggccagatctggcccccgggccttgagtttgacacctgtgtgctAGAGTCACTCGCTGCTTCCGCTGCTTAAAGACAGACAACAGGAGATCTTACTTTGAGGTCAGCCCCACTGGGAGCCTCAATTAGAAGATGAAAGAGGCCCAGGTTTAGCTTTCCAGGCGTGCACCTGTTGTTTGACCACCACAGGACGTAAACGACATGCTTGATCATGCTAACACTTACCAACACTGACAGAgtctgaaaaaaaatggatagaactcttagatatttttttttcccagtcaaCCGGCCGCCCACCTTCCATCGACCTCAGGGTGAGCTGCGTACATTCGCCGGAGAGAACTTTGTCTTCCAGTTGGCTGCATCAGACCCTGAAGGCTCAGCCCTGCTCTTTGAGCTGGTCAGCGGACCAAACGGTGCCATCCTCTCACCAGCTGGGCTCCTTATTTGGAAGGTCCCATCAACATTCAAAGAGGAGTTGACTCAGTCAACCTTTCACCTCACACTATCAGATGAGTGCAATGCCCAAAGCACCTTGGCGGTTCAGGTCCATGTGGTGCCGTGCGGATGTCAGAACGGAGGCACGTGTGCAACTGATTTCAGCTTCCCCGCTGGGAGTGGAAAGTATCTTTGCGTATGTCCTGATGGGAAACAGGGCAACCTCTGCCACGAAGATGTCGATAAATGTTTATCGACACCTTGCGCCGAAGGAACGTGCATTGGCACCGATGGTGGCTACAAATGCAGTTGTCCCGAAGGGCTGACAGGTACCAGTTCCATTCTGGGGTCAGTGTGGTGTGGATTACTTGAGCTTGCATCTTTCTGCAGGTGCAACGTGCCGGGAAGATATAGACGAGTGTGAGCGGACGCCTTGTTTTCCTGGAGTCCACTGCCTTAACAGTTATGGTTCCTACAACTGTGGTCCTTGTCCCCAAGGCATGCAGGGAAATGGTACACACTGCACTGGTAAGAATATTTAAAATCTCACAAGCTTTATACCCATAAGTTGCTCAAAACATAATCAGTTTCATTCATAAAGCAGACATGAGGCCAC
This region of Syngnathus typhle isolate RoL2023-S1 ecotype Sweden linkage group LG2, RoL_Styp_1.0, whole genome shotgun sequence genomic DNA includes:
- the kynu gene encoding kynureninase yields the protein MEQLSGLSARETVERVAALLGCHPTSERVAAFLDQHDELRHLRENFFVPKIADLPTSDLSLVDGTQDSIYLVGNSLGLQPKRVKKYLDEELDKWAKMGVHGHTEGSRPWAWAENDLEALMARVVGARPEEVALMNGLTVNLHLLMLSFYRPTAARHKIVLEDKAFPSDHYAVESQIRLRGFDPEESMLLLKHRPDEETLRTEDILDLIEKEGSSVALVMLSGVQYYTGQLFNMAAITKAAQKQGCLVGFDLAHAAGNAELKLHEWGVDFACWCSYKYLNSGCGGIAGAFVHEKHQHTIKPTLTGWWGHDLKTRFDMNNELELQPGVKGFRLSNQSVLLVCPLQASLEVFNMTSMQMLRKKSMLLTGYLEYLIGHYYNEDPAHPGRPHVRIITPSDPQQRGCQLSLGFSVPIDALFRELEKRGVVCDMRHPSVLRIAPVPLYNSFSDVHRFIENLGAAVGTNCQ